A single window of Candidatus Caccoplasma merdavium DNA harbors:
- a CDS encoding sigma-70 family RNA polymerase sigma factor, producing the protein MPEYNEEIIVAQLQDPKHCREAFALVVRHYSQSLYWQIRKMVISHDDADDLLQNTFMKAWSSIAYFRAEARLSTWLYRIAVNETLTFLARQRQQNNVPIDGDDSFLAERLESDEWFDGEEIQRLLQEAILRLPEKQRLIFNMHYFDEMKYEDISRILGTSVGALKASYHHAVKKIEEYLTSAD; encoded by the coding sequence TTGCCCGAATACAACGAAGAGATTATCGTCGCCCAGTTGCAAGACCCGAAACATTGCCGGGAAGCATTCGCACTGGTCGTGAGGCATTACAGCCAATCGCTCTACTGGCAGATACGCAAGATGGTGATTTCGCACGACGACGCCGACGACCTGTTGCAAAACACCTTCATGAAGGCATGGTCGAGCATCGCCTACTTTCGCGCCGAGGCTCGCCTGTCGACCTGGCTCTACCGCATCGCGGTAAACGAGACCCTCACCTTCCTGGCCCGGCAACGCCAACAAAACAACGTACCCATCGACGGAGACGATTCATTTCTGGCCGAACGGCTCGAAAGCGACGAATGGTTCGACGGAGAAGAAATACAACGCCTGCTGCAAGAGGCCATACTGCGGCTGCCCGAGAAACAGCGCCTCATCTTCAACATGCACTACTTCGACGAGATGAAATACGAAGATATTTCCCGCATTCTCGGTACCTCGGTCGGTGCCCTGAAAGCCTCCTACCACCACGCCGTCAAAAAAATAGAAGAATATTTAACATCGGCCGATTAA